The genomic interval CTGATATTGAAATTACGGGAAACAGAAAATGGAAGAGAAAGAGAAAACACGTCCGGAAGTGGTATCGGATTTCTGCAGGCGTCTCAGCGCCGGTGGCCGTATTCTTGAAGACCCTGATTATAATATCTGGGGCTGTGCTCCGATATACGGTCCGGATGGAAAAGTGCATGTTTTTTATTCACGTTGGAAAAATGATGCCGGGCACGAAGGGTGGCTTACGGTCAGTGAAATTGCACATGCTGTGGCCGATGAGCCGGCCGGGTCGTATACAACAGTGGATGTAGCGCTGACCGGCCGCGGCGGCGAGTGGTGGGATTCCATGACGATTCACAATCCGACCATCCATAAAGTCGGTAATAAATATGCGTTGTTCTACATGGGAAATTCCGACGGTACGGTAATGACTAAACGTGTGGGGGTGGCGACCTCCGATTCACTGTATGGTCCCTGGAAGCGTTGCGACGAGCCGCTGATTCTGCCTTCGGAGGATCCTCAGGCCTGGAACTCGGTATGTACGTCCAATCCTGCATTTCTTCAGCATCCGAACGGGGAATTCTGGCTCTATTATAAATCCTGGCGTGTTGCCGACTGGCAGCGGGATCTGGATACCGGCGACTGGCGTAATTCCAATCGTCAGTACGGTCTGGCGGTTTCTAAAAATCTGGAAGGTCCGTATGTGAAGCAGGGGGAGGATGCTCTGATTAATCTTCGGGAAAAGGTTCAGGATGCGCAGAGTGAGGATGCCTATATCTGGCATGAAGACGGGACGTTCAGAATGATTATGCGGGATATGGGATTCTGGAATCATGAATACGGATTGCTTTTTGAATCTGACGACGGACTGAAGTGGGGTGATCCTCAGATTGCGTACTGGGATGCCTTCCGTTATTTCGACGAACCGGGCACCGGCGCCTGGGGTGAAGGTCGGTTTGAACGACCGCAGCTGCTGATGAAAGACGGCCGGCCGGAATATCTTTTCGGGGCTTATCGTGGCGGAAAATACGGTACCTCTACCGGGGTTGTGCTGAAACTGAATTAACCGGAACATATTTATGAACTGTAGAAAAATCGTTTCATTGAACGGCGATTGGAAATTTATTAAAGAGGATATTTCCGGAGCGGAGGCGGCGGCTTTTGATGATGCTTCGTGGCGTACTGTGAAAGTGCCGCATGACTGGAGTGTTGAGGAGTCGTTTTCGGAAAAATGGGAAGGCGCAACCGGTTATCTCCCGGGCGGTATCGGCTGGTACCGTAAAACATTCCAGGCTCTGGACAGGGAGGTGACCTATCTCCATTTTGATGGGATCTATAACAATGCGACGGTGTATCTTAACGGAGAGAAGCTGGGCGACCACCCGTATGGTTATTCGCCGTTTTATTATGATATTTCCGATAAGGTGAAAAGCGGTGGAAACGTGCTTGCTGTTCGGGTTGATCATTCGCGTTATTGTGACAGTCGCTGGTATACCGGTTCAGGCATTTATCGCAGTGCCGAACTGATCGGCACCTCCGGAACGCATATTCCGGTTTGGGGCACCTTCATCACTACGCCCGAAGTGCTGGAGGATCGGGCAACGGTCCGGGTGCAGGTGGAGATTTGTGAACCGGTCGGGGCTGTGCTGACTACGGCCATTCTGGATCCTGATGGCGAGCGTGTGGCGGAAGTTTCTGCGCAGGCGGAGGCGAGCACCATTCAGACGTTGGAAATTTCCAATCCCCGTAAATGGGATGTTGAATGTCCCAATCTTTATACGGCGGTAACAACGGTTTCCAGAGATGGAAAAGAAGTCGATGAAACCACTACGCTATTCGGTATCCGTTCTATCCGGTTTGATGCGGATGAAGGATTTTTTCTGAATGGAAAGAATATGAAGATCAAAGGCGTATGCCTGCATCACGATGGAGGGTGCGTGGGTGCCGCTGTGCCGAAGGATGTCTGGCGGCGGCGTTTTGAAACACTGAAACGGGGGGATGTAATGCGATTCGAATTGCGCATAATCCGGGCTCCAGTGAATTCCTTGATCTCTGCGATGAAATGGGTTTTCTGGTACAGGATGAATTTTTTGATGAATGGGATAATCCCAAGGATAAACGCCGGAATCAGAATGAGCAGCATGATGATTATATCTCCAGAGGATACTGCGAGCATTTTCAGCAATGGGCGGAAACGGACCTGAAAGCGGTCATTCGTGCGCATCGGAATCATCCTTCCATATTCCAGTGGAGTATCGGTAATGAAATTGAGTGGACCTATCCGCGCAATGCCGAGGCCACCGGTTTCTTCAATATGGGTTGGGAAGGGAATTATTTCTGGGAGCTTCCTCCGAATTCCATTGAAGAGATAAAACGGTTGCTGAACGAGTTGCCGC from Verrucomicrobia bacterium S94 carries:
- a CDS encoding glycosyl hydrolase family 43 produces the protein MEEKEKTRPEVVSDFCRRLSAGGRILEDPDYNIWGCAPIYGPDGKVHVFYSRWKNDAGHEGWLTVSEIAHAVADEPAGSYTTVDVALTGRGGEWWDSMTIHNPTIHKVGNKYALFYMGNSDGTVMTKRVGVATSDSLYGPWKRCDEPLILPSEDPQAWNSVCTSNPAFLQHPNGEFWLYYKSWRVADWQRDLDTGDWRNSNRQYGLAVSKNLEGPYVKQGEDALINLREKVQDAQSEDAYIWHEDGTFRMIMRDMGFWNHEYGLLFESDDGLKWGDPQIAYWDAFRYFDEPGTGAWGEGRFERPQLLMKDGRPEYLFGAYRGGKYGTSTGVVLKLN